In Fusarium fujikuroi IMI 58289 draft genome, chromosome FFUJ_chr08, one genomic interval encodes:
- a CDS encoding related to type-III integral membrane protein, involved in copper and iron homeostasis, translating to MIGGYKSKAIAAPSLSKVATVALLVTAVQAHDHDASHIPEGETVSLEPLDTVLWIHIFIQMLAYGVIFPVGMVLGMTKNRWHVPTQAVGTILAILGFFLGHAHKGREFIPNHVHGKFAHILQLLLAAQVVLGLYLKGHWEKGINGRIRKLIRPCHSFIGKLMPVLSWTQMIFGGITALGFCQGDHTGQCAAHFIMGGAFIAYGIVLTIILVVGQLWIRRHGRSQEFYDSVAIAAWGCVNTFTEHRWGTDWVKNDWQHTTMGIIWWCAGLAGIWLSKDRDGNPKRNFIPGFVIFITGWAMSAHPQELMVSAATHTMFGYTLMVVGITRIIEIAFVLRDAHSISEDGRTANSFQFVPVFFMYAAGFLFMGATEEQMNLVAGSAMDHVSYILITYSLASIMFLFVNMLIGLWDRLAHPVLDTKELGNNHYANGLAVEDGQLRDAQEFELDGLMSDDDDDPSRRMLGPNSEDSAATVGRNQQTRA from the exons ATGATTGGCGGTTATAAGTCGAAGGCCATTGCGGCGCCTTCACTATCCAAGGTTGCGACAGTTGCGCTTCTCGTCACAGCTGTGCAAGCCCACGACCACGATGCAAGCCATATTCCTGAGGGCGAAACAGTCTCTTTGGAACCCTTA GATACGGTATTATGGATTCACATCTTCATTCAGATGTTAGCGTACGGCGTTATCTTCCCTGTCGGTATGGTTTTGGGT ATGACCAAGAATCGATGGCACGTTCCGACCCAAGCCGTTGGCACCATTCTCGccattcttggcttcttcctTGGTCATGCGCATAAGGGCCGCGAGTTCATTCCCAATCACGTTCATGGCAAATTTGCGCacattcttcagcttctccttgccgCGCAGGTTGTTCTTGGACTATACCTCAAAGGACATTGGGAGAAAGGCATCAATGGCAGAATTCGAAAGCTGATCCGCCCGTGTCATTCTTTCATCGGCAAGCTCATGCCAGTCCTGTCATGGACGCAGATGATCTTTGGTGGAATCACAGCTCTTGGCTTTTGCCAGGGAGATCATACTGGACAATGCGCCGCTCATTTCATTATGGGTGGTGCTTTCATCGCCTACGGAATTGTTCTCACCATTATCCTCGTTGTTGGCCAGCTCTGGATCCGACGACATGGTCGCTCGCAGGAGTTCTACGATAGCGTTGCGATTGCTGCATGGGGCTGCGTTAACACATTTACCGAGCATCGCTGGGGAACCGACTGGGTCAAGAACGATTGGCAACATACGACAATGGGAATCATCTGGTGGTGTGCTGGTTTGGCTGGTATCTGGCTGAGCAAGGACCGCGACGGAAACCCCAAGCGCAACTTCATCCCCGGCTTCGTTATTTTCATTACAGGCTGGGCCATGTCTGCCCATCCTCAGGAGCTGATGGTCAGTGCAGCTACGCATACAATGTTTGGCTACACCCTTATGGTCGTGGGTATTACTCGTATCATTGAGATTGCTTTTGTGCTCAGGGATGCTCACTCCATCTCAGAAGATGGCCGAACTGCCAACAGTTTCCAGTTTGTTCCAGTTTTT TTCATGTATGCCGCTGGCTTCCTTTTCATGGGCGCTACAGAGGAGCAAATGAATCTTGTGGCTGGCTCCGCTATGGACCACGTTTCGTACATCCTTATTACCTACTCGCTCGCCTCGATCATGttcctcttcgtcaataTGCTCATTGGTCTCTGGGACCGCCTTGCTCACCCTGTACTGGACACCAAGGAGCTCGGCAACAACCACTATGCCAACGGGCTCGCGGTGGAAGACGGTCAACTGCGGGATGCCCAAGAATTCGAGTTAGATGGGTTGAtgagcgatgacgatgacgatccTAGTCGAAGAATGCTCGGACCCAACAGCGAAGACAGCGCAGCTACTGTTGGACGAAACCAACAGACTCGTGCTTAG